A window of Longimicrobium terrae contains these coding sequences:
- a CDS encoding type III pantothenate kinase, with protein sequence MDLVFDVGNTETVIGWFQDSELRGHWRVSTDSRRTADEYGLILVQLLSASGVGSSPVRAATIGSVVPAMTTVLRDACRRYLAVSAIDVNARTPLPITLDVDEPLTVGADRIVNTLAAQRMFGTDTVVVDLGTATTFDCITRDGVFIGGVISPGVKTAASSLTDRTAKLPRVELVPPQRVIGRRTDACIQSGIFYGAVDAIDGTVTRIREEWGSDNLLVVATGGLAELIGPHCRTVQRIEPYLTLYGLEFAREHLAGVEP encoded by the coding sequence ATGGATCTCGTTTTCGACGTCGGCAACACCGAAACCGTCATCGGGTGGTTCCAGGATTCGGAACTGCGCGGGCACTGGCGCGTGAGCACCGACTCCCGCCGCACCGCGGACGAATACGGCCTCATCCTGGTGCAGCTGCTGTCCGCGTCGGGGGTTGGATCGTCCCCCGTACGCGCGGCCACCATCGGCTCCGTGGTGCCGGCGATGACGACGGTTCTGCGCGACGCCTGCCGCCGCTACCTCGCGGTTTCCGCCATCGACGTAAACGCGCGCACGCCGCTGCCCATCACGCTGGACGTGGACGAGCCGCTGACCGTGGGCGCCGACCGCATCGTCAACACGCTCGCCGCCCAGCGGATGTTCGGCACCGACACCGTGGTGGTAGACCTGGGCACGGCGACCACGTTCGACTGCATCACCCGTGACGGCGTGTTCATCGGCGGGGTGATTTCGCCGGGGGTGAAGACGGCCGCGTCCAGCCTGACGGACCGCACCGCCAAGCTGCCGCGCGTGGAACTCGTTCCGCCGCAGCGCGTGATCGGGCGGCGGACGGACGCGTGCATCCAGAGCGGCATCTTCTACGGCGCGGTGGACGCCATCGACGGCACCGTGACGCGCATTCGCGAGGAGTGGGGGAGCGACAACCTGCTCGTGGTCGCCACCGGCGGCTTGGCGGAGCTGATTGGCCCGCACTGCCGCACGGTGCAGCGCATCGAACCCTATCTGACACTCTACGGGCTGGAGTTCGCGCGGGAGCACCTGGCGGGCGTCGAACCGTAG